The proteins below are encoded in one region of Desulfovibrio desulfuricans:
- a CDS encoding response regulator, with the protein MTKEDIKILLVDDEKQFVDTLSERLAMRGFEARVAYDGPEALKAVEQPTDVIVLDLRMPGMDGFEVLRNVKKSNPQVQVIILTGHGGDAEEQTAYRMGAYNFLRKPMDIDELLNSIRMAYRDKLENAMVAVSLAEGGDFDSARDVMNEKDVLEEHGK; encoded by the coding sequence ATGACCAAGGAAGACATCAAAATCCTGCTGGTGGACGACGAAAAGCAGTTTGTGGACACGCTGTCTGAGCGCCTTGCCATGCGCGGCTTTGAAGCGCGGGTGGCCTATGACGGCCCCGAGGCCCTCAAGGCTGTGGAGCAGCCCACCGACGTTATCGTGCTTGACCTGCGCATGCCCGGCATGGACGGCTTTGAAGTGCTGCGCAACGTCAAAAAGAGCAATCCGCAGGTTCAGGTCATCATTCTTACGGGCCACGGCGGCGACGCTGAAGAACAGACCGCCTATCGCATGGGCGCGTACAACTTCCTCAGAAAGCCCATGGACATTGACGAATTGCTCAACAGCATTCGCATGGCCTACCGCGACAAGCTTGAGAACGCCATGGTGGCTGTTTCTCTGGCCGAAGGCGGGGACTTTGATTCCGCCCGCGATGTCATGAACGAAAAGGACGTGCTGGAAGAGCACGGTAAATAG